Genomic DNA from Candidatus Nitronereus thalassa:
CAAAGGCAACCAATCGCCGAGGCCGCATTTTCACCTGGCCCATAAGCTTAGCGATGGTATAGAGCGCTTCATAGTGGATTACGACGGAAAGACCCACTAAAAGAATGGTCATGAGCAGGGCGAGGAATATGGCAATACCTGTATGTTTTCTAAAATGGATAGTTGGTGACGATCATAAGTCTTGGCTAATGTCTGACGCGAACCAACAGGTTATCAATCAACCGAACTTTCCCTAATCGTATCGCTCCGAGGAGTACCACTTTCCCTTCCACCTGTTTCAGGGGTTCAAGCGTCATTGCGTCGCAGCAGACAAGGTAGTCAACCGAAATACCGTGATGAGTATTTACAACGCGGTGCATGGTTTGGCAGATGTCTTTGTTCGTGTATTTTCCCTTGGCAATGGCCTGTTTGCCTGCGGATAAGGCTTGATACAACAGTTTCGCTTGTTGGCGTTGTAAAGGCGTTAAGTATTGATTCCGTGAACTCAGCGCAAGCCCGTCAGTATCCCGAATCGTGGGGCAAAGGATGATCTTAGTGGTTAATTCAAGGTCTTTGACTAATTGCTGAATCACCACACATTGTTGATAGTCTTTTTGGCCAAAAAACGTGTGCGTCGGACGTGCCAAGTTTAAGAGTTTAGTAACAATGGTGGTGACGCCTTGAAAATGAGACGGCCGAGATTCCCCTTCCCACCGTTTCGAGAGGACACCTACCGTGACGGTAGTTTGAAACCGTAGAGGAAAGAGTGCGGCTAATTGTGGAGCGAATACTACATCGACGCGTTCCTCTTCACAGATTTTGAGGTCTCGAATGAGATCGCGAGGATAATGCCGGTAATCTTCCTTTGGGCCGAATTGGAGGGGATTGACAAAAATGCTCACCACAACGGTCTCGCAGGTTTCACGAGCCCTTTGAATTAACGATCGATGGCCGGCATGCAAAGCCCCCATGGTCGGAACAAATCCTAGAGAAGTCTTGCGGGAATCTTGTTGCCGCCGCCATGTTCGAAAGGCTTGAATTGTTCGGATCGTACGCATTTAGTTTGTCGGTGGAGGGGAGCACGATGGGCCGATGCGGTAATGTGCCCCGGGAGTGAGGTCGAGTTTTCGAACCTGATGGGAATCCTTTAGTTGATCAAGCAAAACCTGAATGGTTTGTTGTTGTTGAGGATGCACGAAGTCGGGATCGAGCTCGGCCAGTGGGATTAAGACAAACCGGCGTTGGTGAAGGCGTGGATGGGGAATGGTCAAGGGTGGTGTATTGATGATACGTTGACCAAAAAACAACAGGTCTAAATCAATGGTGCGGGGTTCATTCTGATCGTGGGAGTCACGTCCGAGGCTGCGTTCGGTTTCTTGGCAAATTTCCAATAACCGTTCCGGAGACAGTTGGGTCTCAATCCGTACAACACCATTATAAAACCAAGTGTCGTTTGGATGTTGTGGCATATCGA
This window encodes:
- the panC gene encoding pantoate--beta-alanine ligase, whose translation is MRTIRTIQAFRTWRRQQDSRKTSLGFVPTMGALHAGHRSLIQRARETCETVVVSIFVNPLQFGPKEDYRHYPRDLIRDLKICEEERVDVVFAPQLAALFPLRFQTTVTVGVLSKRWEGESRPSHFQGVTTIVTKLLNLARPTHTFFGQKDYQQCVVIQQLVKDLELTTKIILCPTIRDTDGLALSSRNQYLTPLQRQQAKLLYQALSAGKQAIAKGKYTNKDICQTMHRVVNTHHGISVDYLVCCDAMTLEPLKQVEGKVVLLGAIRLGKVRLIDNLLVRVRH
- the folK gene encoding 2-amino-4-hydroxy-6-hydroxymethyldihydropteridine diphosphokinase, which gives rise to MATETAFIAFGSNRGNRQDFCDRAIALMGLLPHSQVTGTSSYYETEPVDMPQHPNDTWFYNGVVRIETQLSPERLLEICQETERSLGRDSHDQNEPRTIDLDLLFFGQRIINTPPLTIPHPRLHQRRFVLIPLAELDPDFVHPQQQQTIQVLLDQLKDSHQVRKLDLTPGAHYRIGPSCSPPPTN